The Nitrospirota bacterium DNA segment CTATTTCCACTGGCGGCAGAATACCATCACGATTTCCTCGAATGAAGTTCGGTTTCCAGTTCGGCAATACGGTTCCTCAACGGACCGGCAAGCTCCTCGATCTCTTCTGCCGAGTAGCGCGGCGTAATGTATTTCGGACAGTTCCAGTCGAATGAGACCACATCGATGAAGACCAGCCGTTCCACGCTTGACCGCATTGTGAGGTCCGTCACATGCTCGGTCAGTTCCGGATGCGCCAGGGCATCCTCGATACGGGCATGGCCGAGAATTTTCAGCCGTTCGCGG contains these protein-coding regions:
- a CDS encoding pyridoxamine 5'-phosphate oxidase family protein, with the translated sequence RERLKILGHARIEDALAHPELTEHVTDLTMRSSVERLVFIDVVSFDWNCPKYITPRYSAEEIEELAGPLRNRIAELETELHSRKS